AAGAAGGACGtgaatcagttcagttcaggcagagcaggaaggattgtagtttccacaatacttttcttctctgattCTTATTTAGcaaaaagctgctgaaatgaatctgtgaggaaagtttcactgaaccaacttacctgtgacGTTGAGGAGACAGCTGTCAGAACCTGCACCATCATCTGTCTTCACATCACACCAGTACAGaccagagtcctcagtcctgagtctggacacatgaagtctgactcgtccttctctgaggacgtctttgtcaaactggactcgtcctgaaaactgtttgtcctgagactctgggacctcaacACCCTCATGTAGATGAAACAGGACTGGGCCTTTGTCCTCAGTTAACAGTTCACAGAAGATGTaaactgctgagagagacatgtgagctgtggttgtgaaggtccagtccagtgtgatgttgtggttctcctctgcctgatagga
The window above is part of the Mastacembelus armatus chromosome 18, fMasArm1.2, whole genome shotgun sequence genome. Proteins encoded here:
- the LOC113141249 gene encoding butyrophilin-like protein 2; translation: MSLSAVYIFCELLTEDKGPVLFHLHEGVEVPESQDKQFSGRVQFDKDVLREGRVRLHVSRLRTEDSGLYWCDVKTDDGAGSDSCLLNVTAARDWSEPERPDAAGWRWIVLICGLGLTAAAAAAAGLTVCYCWFKKTQTGGQDVNPESRGRNETNYISVSKSEEPVRSTDSDQP